The Jannaschia sp. M317 DNA segment CTAGCCTGCGCCCATGGATGACATACAAACCTCTGCCGAAGCGATGGAAGCCGACGCCCTGCCCCGGCAGGCCGAGCTTCGCCCGGATGGGCGCGACCATGCGGGCCCGATGCCAGATGCCCTGGCCAAACGTCCGCCAGCCGCCAAAAGCGCGGCGGAGTGGGCCTATCAACGAGTCATCGCCTATCTGAAAACCTTTGAGGAAAACCTGGACGAAAGCCAGGACGTCGCCATGGGGTTTTCCGGCGGGCCTGCGGGCAGTTTGCGGATCGAGGGCATCGGTTTCAGCGCCCCCGACCTCGTCACCTTCAGCGGGCACGACGATCACGGTCAGCAATGTCAGCAGGTGCTGCACGTCAGCCAGCTCAACGTGATCCTGCGCGCCGTCCCCCGCCCCGCCAACCAGCCGGAGCCGCTGCGCATCGGCTTTCGGCTCGCCCGTGCCCTGCAAGAGGCAGAGGACGCGCAAACCGCCGCACCCACCCCCTCGTGACAGCCACCGCCAGAGCGGTTATTGGGGGTCAAATCCAAACACCCGAGGACGACAGACATGGCCGACGAACACAAGCCTGGCAGCATGGACATCACCGAGCAGGAGAAGACCTTCGAGGGCTTCGTGACCTTCACCAAATGGACCGTCATCGCGATTCTTGCGCTGCTGGTCTTCCTGGCGATCTTCCGGACCTGAGCCGATGCTCCGCGCGCTTCTGCTGGCGGCTGTCTTGCCGCTTTTGGCGGCCTGTGGCGCGGACAACGTCTACGCCCCGTTGGAAGAGGTGCAGGCCCGCGCCTATGCCGCGCCCGGCCCTGCAAAGCTGACGCTGATCACGGCGATCAACAACCGGTCGGGATCGGGCGGGCATTCCGCGTTGATGGTGTCGGGCAGCCAGCGGGTGATCTTTGATCCCGCGGGCACCTGGCACCACCCGACCGCGCCGGAACGCGGAGACGTCATCTTTGGCATCACGCCGACGATGCTTGAATTCTACATCGACTACCACGCGCGCCCGACCTACCACGTGGTCATTCAGGACATCACCGTGGACGCGGCGACCGCCGAGCGGGCGCTGGCCCTGGTGCAGGCCCATGGCCCGGCCAGCAAGGCGACCTGCGGGCAAACCGTCTCGGGCCTGCTGCAGGAGCTGGGCTTCTCGGGCGTCCGCCGCGCCTGGTATCCCGACCGGATCATGCGCGACTTTGCCGAAGTCCCGGGCGTGACCGAGCGCAAGGTCTTCGACGACACCGTCGATGCGCATTCGCCGGAACGGCCCCGCGTCGTCGCCTTGACCGATGATGGCTTTGTGCGCGCTGGCAGCTGACACCATAAAGGCGCGCGCATTTCACCGACGCTCCCCCCTCCCTGCGGCTCTGTTCCCGCCGCGACGACGGGGCCCGTCGATGAATTGGACCGGCGCGGCACGCTGATCGCGACCATCCTCGCCTCCAGCCTGGCATTCGTGCTGGGATCCATCGTCACCGTCGCGCTGCCGCAGATGCAGGCCAGTTTCAACGCGGGTCCGACCGGCGCGCAATGGATCGTGACAGCCTATTTGCTGC contains these protein-coding regions:
- a CDS encoding aa3-type cytochrome c oxidase subunit IV, with amino-acid sequence MADEHKPGSMDITEQEKTFEGFVTFTKWTVIAILALLVFLAIFRT